A segment of the Hyphomicrobiales bacterium genome:
GCGACCAGCAGCATGGCCGTGGCCCGGCGCCGCCTTTCCGCCCGCTTCATGTCGCGCTGCAATCGGGTGGCTATGTCATTCACGCCGTCCTGTCACCCCCGTTGCGCGGGCAAGGCCGGCGGGGAAGCCCCGCCGGCCCACCGGTTCAATGGGCGGCCCAGACGTTGAACCGCTCGGTCAGCCGGTCTATGTTCTCGATCCAGAACTTGTCCGAAATCTGCACCGTATTGGCGAAGTTGTCGGGATGGTTCGGCAGATCGGCCATTCTGGCCGGGTCGATCATCTCGGTTGCTGCCTTGTTGGTGACGCCGTAGGCGATTTCCATCGGCAGCTTGGCCTGGTTGGCGGCCTCGCTGGCAAAGGCGAGAAACTTGTATGCGGCGTCGATGTTGGGCGAGGTCTTCAGGATCACCCACGAATCGAGGGTGAACAGCCCGCCGTTCCACTGGATGCCGAAATTGCGCTTGTCGTTGCGGTTGGCGGCGTCGATGCGGCCGTTATAGACCGACGTCAGCACGACCTCGCCGGAAGCCAAAAGCTGCGGCGGCTGGGCGCCGGACTTCCACCAGATGACATCGTTCTTGATGGTGCTCAGCTTGGCGAAGGCCCGCTCCACGCCTTCCGGCGTCGACAGCACGTTGTAGACTTCGGCGGGGGCGACCCCGTCGCCCATCAAGGCGATTTCGAGAGTGGTCTTCGGGCCTTGCCGCAAGCCGCGTTTGCCGGGATATTTCGCGGTGTCGAAGAAGTCCGCCCAACCCGTCGGCGCCTCCGAGGTCTTGTCCTTGTCCCAGCCGAGAACGAAGTCGTAGACGATCGCGCCGACCCCGCACTCGCTCACGGCGGCGTCCATAAAGGCGTCCTTGTCGCCGATCTTCGACCAGTCGAGCGGCACGAACAGCCCTTCGTCGCAGCCTATTTGCAGCTCCTCGCTCTCGACCTGGACCACGTCCCACCCGGAATCGGTGCCGCCCTCGACCTTCGAGCGCAGCACGCCGATGCCGCCGTCCCAGCTCTCGTCGATCATGTCCGTTCCGGACGCGGCCTTGAACGGCTCGAAATAGGCCGCCTTTTGGGCGTCCTGATAGCCGCCGCCCCATGATACGACGGTGAGCGGTCGCGCCGCCAGGACCTGCCATGATATCAGTGCCGCGCCGGCCAGCGCCGTTGCAGCCGCCAACTTTTTCCACCTGAATTGACCCATTTGTCTTCTCCCTTGTTTTGGGTCGCACGCAACCCACGTTAAATCCCGTTGCCGCCCGTTACTGCGCCAGCGCCAAGGCGCGGCCATCCCGCACACCCCAGCCGACCGTGACGGCCATGCCGATCCGGGCCTGATCCAATTCGCGAACCGGCGCCTTGACGACGAAATCCGTTTGCCCGAGCGCCTCGAGCCGAAGCCGGACATGGTCGCCGTGATAGATGACGTCGCGCAGCACTGCCTCGAACCGGTTCGGCATGCCGGCCGCGGCCTTGAGGATCACAACCCGTTCCGGGCGCAGCGACACCAGCACCCTCTCGCCCGCGGCGATCCCCGGGGCCGCCTCGCAAACCACGCGCCCGCCGCTGTCGAGCGTCACTTCGGCCTCGCCGCCGGATACCGCCGCGACGGCGCCGAGCAGCCTGTTGTTCTCGCCGATGAACTGGGCGACAAAGGTGGTATCCGGGTGTTCGTAGATCTGGCGCGGCGGCGCGATCTGTTCGATCCGGCCGTCGTTGAAGACGGCGATCCGCTCCGACATCGTCAAGGCCTCGGCCTG
Coding sequences within it:
- a CDS encoding ABC transporter substrate-binding protein; this translates as MGQFRWKKLAAATALAGAALISWQVLAARPLTVVSWGGGYQDAQKAAYFEPFKAASGTDMIDESWDGGIGVLRSKVEGGTDSGWDVVQVESEELQIGCDEGLFVPLDWSKIGDKDAFMDAAVSECGVGAIVYDFVLGWDKDKTSEAPTGWADFFDTAKYPGKRGLRQGPKTTLEIALMGDGVAPAEVYNVLSTPEGVERAFAKLSTIKNDVIWWKSGAQPPQLLASGEVVLTSVYNGRIDAANRNDKRNFGIQWNGGLFTLDSWVILKTSPNIDAAYKFLAFASEAANQAKLPMEIAYGVTNKAATEMIDPARMADLPNHPDNFANTVQISDKFWIENIDRLTERFNVWAAH